Proteins encoded in a region of the Diospyros lotus cultivar Yz01 chromosome 9, ASM1463336v1, whole genome shotgun sequence genome:
- the LOC127809533 gene encoding endoglucanase 8-like — protein sequence MARNPRCSPAKFLANFPSLFRIFLLSLLCLLACPVSGHDYADALRKSILFFEGQRSGELPPDQRVRWRRDSALHDGAAAGVDLTGGYYDAGDNIKFGFPMAFTTTLLSWSIIDFGRTMGAERPNAVKAVRWATDYLLKATALPGVVFVQVGDPFSDHNCWERPEDMDTLRTVYKIDGRHPGSDVAGETAAALAAASIVFRSRDPSYSRLLLDRAVKVFEFADRHRGAYSNSIRRGVCPFYCDVNGYQDELLWGAAWLHKASRRRAYREYIIRNEVVLRAGDTINEFGWDNKHAGINVLISKEVLMGRSPDLKSFQNNADAFICSILPGISHPQVQYSPGGLIFKAGGSNMQHVTSLSFLLLAYSNYLSHANHAVPCGDISASPALLKQLAKRQVDYILGDNPMRMSYMVGYGARYPQRIHHRASSLPSVAAHPAHIGCKAGSRYFLSPNPNPNLLVGAVVGGPNSTDAFPDSRPFFQESEPTTYINAPLVGLLAYFSAHP from the exons CGCCGATGCCCTCCGGAAGAGCATTCTCTTCTTCGAAGGCCAGAGATCCGGCGAGCTCCCGCCGGACCAAAGAGTCCGGTGGCGCAGAGACTCCGCATTGCACGATGGCGCCGCCGCTGGA GTGGACTTGACGGGCGGGTACTACGACGCCGGGGACAACATAAAGTTCGGGTTTCCGATGGCGTTCACGACGACATTGCTGTCGTGGAGCATCATAGACTTCGGGCGGACCATGGGGGCTGAGCGGCCGAACGCGGTGAAGGCGGTGCGGTGGGCGACGGATTACCTGCTGAAGGCGACGGCGTTGCCGGGGGTGGTGTTTGTGCAGGTGGGTGACCCATTTTCTGACCATAACTGTTGGGAGAGGCCCGAGGACATGGACACGCTCAGAACGGTGTACAAGATCGATGGCCGCCACCCTGGCTCCGACGTCGCAGGCGAGACGGCCGCTGCCCTCGCCGCCGCCTCCATCGTGTTCAGGTCACGTGACCCTTCCTACTCCCGCCTCCTCCTCGATCGTGCCGTCAAA GTGTTCGAGTTCGCTGACAGGCACCGTGGCGCGTACAGCAACAGCATTCGGCGAGGCGTGTGCCCGTTTTACTGTGACGTCAACGGCTACCAG GACGAGTTGCTGTGGGGGGCGGCGTGGTTGCACAAGGCGTCGAGGAGGCGCGCGTACAGAGAATACATCATAAGGAACGAGGTGGTTCTGAGGGCCGGAGACACAATCAATGAGTTCGGTTGGGACAACAAGCACGCCGGGATTAATGTCCTCATTTCCAAG GAGGTGTTGATGGGAAGATCTCCAGACCTCAAGTCCTTCCAGAACAATGCCGATGCCTTCATCTGCTCCATTTTGCCTGGCATTTCTCACCCTCAAGTTCAATATTCTCCTg GGGGGCTGATCTTCAAGGCTGGAGGGAGTAACATGCAGCATGTAACATCTCTGTCATTCTTACTTCTCGCCTATTCTAATTATCTGAGCCACGCCAATCATGCTGTTCCATGTGGTGACATCTCAGCCTCCCCGGCTCTCCTCAAACAGCTGGCCAAACGTCAG GTGGACTACATTCTGGGCGATAATCCAATGAGGATGTCGTACATGGTAGGATACGGTGCACGATACCCGCAGAGGATACACCACCGAGCCAGCTCCTTGCCTTCCGTGGCGGCGCACCCGGCCCATATAGGCTGTAAGGCCGGGTCTCGTTATTTTCTGAGCCCCAACCCGAACCCTAATTTACTGGTTGGAGCGGTAGTGGGGGGGCCCAACAGCACCGATGCATTCCCAGACTCGAGGCCGTTCTTTCAAGAGTCAGAACCCACGACGTATATCAACGCGCCATTGGTGGGCTTGCTCGCGTACTTCTCGGCCCATCCTTGA
- the LOC127809534 gene encoding probable protein phosphatase 2C 78 yields the protein MLESCYRPLERCFGCDGGGGGGDRLLWDMGLKLHASGNYSIVVVQANSALEDQGQVFKSPSATFVGVYDGHGGPEASRFITHHLFPFVHKFALEGGRIVCRGDKEGIRCH from the exons atGTTGGAGTCCTGTTACAGGCCACTGGAGCGGTGCTTCGGCTGCGAtggcggcggcggaggaggcGACAGGCTTCTGTGGGACATGGGCTTGAAGCTCCATGCTTCCGGAAACTACTCGATTGTGGTGGTTCAAGCGAATTCTGCGTTGGAAGACCAAGGCCAGGTTTTTAAGTCGCCTTCTGCCACCTTTGTTGGCGTCTACGACGGCCACGGAGGCCCTGAAGCCTCTCGCTTCATCACCCATCACCTCTTTCCTTTCGTCCACA AATTTGCTTTGGAAGGAGGAAGGATTGTCTGCAGAGGTGATAAAGAGGGCATTCGATGCCACTGA